A portion of the Gadus macrocephalus chromosome 10, ASM3116895v1 genome contains these proteins:
- the igbp1 gene encoding immunoglobulin-binding protein 1 has translation MEGKMADSGSIHQTDEDSDAKPNKLSDLLNRGWQIFEEVDTTNEPIGSNHIQVKIKRGITALEDVTRMVAELQLFSRNELLEEMATADLRYLLLPALLGGLTLRLTDRDRRALTVTAAREHFHAFLRRCKEYHVSDFKLPKAQLETDEESRCAPSTTKSPASTNSSDLVAMAVQRQAKIERYRQKKMTEDRLVEVKKAVDSAMADEEVVRDFYLLTVKKWINIALEEIESIDLELEILKRMDLPSGPRQCKHPQRPPMKPFVLTKDAVQARVFGAGYPSLPTMSVDEWYEEHQKRGILPDQGLPQREEEVEGKDHEDEMKEKQVEDDDEEALAKARNWDDWRDSHRRGYGNRKNMG, from the exons ATGGAAGGCAAGATGGCTGACTCTGGCAGCATCCACCAAACGGATGAGGATAGCGACGCTAAACCGAACAAGTTGTCAGATTTATTAAATCGTGGATGGCAAATATTTGAAGAAGTAGACACCACAAATGAGCCGATTGGATCAAACCACATCCAAGTTAAAATTAAACGGGGGATAACGGCATTGGAAGATGTTACACGAATGGTGGCTGAGCTTCAACTGTTCAGTCGGAACGAGCTTCTAGAGGAAATGGCGACGGCCGACCTGCGGTACCTGCTGCTGCCCGCGCTGCTCGGCGGCCTCACGCTGCGGCTCACGGACCGGGACCGCCGCGCGCTCACCGTCACCGCAGCGCGGGAACACTTCCACGCGTTTCTTAGAAGATGCAAAGAATACCATGTGTCAGACTTCAAGCTGCCCAAAGCCCAGCTGGAAACGGACGAAGAGTCCAGATGTGCACCATCTACAACCAAG TCTCCAGCCTCCACCAACTCATCGGACCTCGTCGCCATGGCGGTGCAGAGACAAGCCAAGATTGAAAGATACAGACAGAAAAAAATGACAGAAGATAGATTGGTAGAAGTTAAAAAAGCTGTTGACAGTGCGATGGCTGATGAAGAAGTTGTCCGTGACTTCTATCTTCTCACGGTGAAGAAATGGATCAACATAGCTCTTGAGGAAATTGAAAGCATTGACTTGGAGCTGGAGATTTTAAAGAGAATGGACTTACCATCAGGACCCAGACAGTGTAAACATCCACAAAGGCCACCTATGAAACCTTTTGTTTTAACCAAAGATGCTGTACAG GCCCGGGTGTTTGGAGCAGGTTACCCCAGTCTGCCCACTATGAGCGTAGACGAATGGTATGAAGAGCACCAGAAACGGGGGATCCTTCCGGACCAAGGACTGccccagagggaggaggaggtggagggtaaaGATCATGAGGATGAGATGAAGGAGAAACAGGTGGAGGACGACGATGAGGAGGCCCTGGCTAAAGCCAGGAACTGGGATGACTGGAGAGACTCTCATAGAAGAGGTTATGGAAACCGCAAGAACATGGGCTGA